One Amycolatopsis sp. NBC_00355 genomic window carries:
- the rpsM gene encoding 30S ribosomal protein S13, with amino-acid sequence MARLAGVDLPREKRLEIALTYIYGIGRTRSKQLIKAAELNADTRVKDLSDDDLAKLRTYIEENFKVEGDLRREVNADIRRKIEIGCYEGLRWRRGLPVRGQRTKTNARTRKGPKKTVAGKKKAGKK; translated from the coding sequence ATGGCACGACTCGCTGGCGTAGACCTCCCCCGCGAAAAGCGGTTGGAGATCGCGCTTACCTACATCTACGGCATCGGCCGTACCCGCTCGAAGCAGCTGATCAAGGCTGCCGAGCTCAACGCGGACACCCGTGTCAAAGACCTCAGCGATGACGACCTCGCGAAGCTGCGTACGTACATCGAAGAGAACTTCAAGGTCGAGGGTGACCTTCGCCGCGAGGTGAACGCCGACATCCGTCGGAAGATCGAGATCGGGTGCTACGAGGGCCTTCGCTGGCGTCGCGGACTGCCCGTCCGCGGTCAGCGCACGAAGACCAACGCCCGTACCCGCAAGGGTCCGAAGAAGACGGTCGCCGGCAAGAAGAAGGCTGGCAAGAAGTGA
- a CDS encoding S8 family serine peptidase, which yields MAVGRRFGATRRTTTALLAGTIGVLAPLSVALPVWAQTAPADGYYATPPPVDDSKLIPDERKPDKTYKQSKGCVQRAVLGQNIVLKNRPWGQEYLQIAKAQDIVKAATGSAGGGIRVAVIDTGVTPHPWLKDRLVSGGEYVSTPKNAAPGLEDCDGHGTEVAGIIAGKPDDPEVGFVGVAPDSTIVSYRQLSENYEPDTTPPSSSSPPASSSGTPSSSTNPPAGSESSLPPSGGGGGSEGDETSPGQTNSGRQLEKAGTAGTLKTLAEIIHGIAQRHEASVINMSVDNCRTATGSITEGEQQVQAAVHFAASQNIVVIAAAGNATDTCPQNDQPDSRKPKTIVTPPWFADDVLSVGAIDSTGSVAPFSVHGPWVGVAAPGTQIISLDPAEGSAGLANLTFESGDKASEIQGTSFAAPYVAGLAALVRAKYPNLDAKQVVNRIKETAQHPAAPGGRDTFVGAGVIDPVAALTQSLPSEVGVVASDPGPQMAQLPPADDRSSTPMIVALAGTGGGLVALLITLFVMRTIRRNRPETTGSAR from the coding sequence ATGGCAGTAGGACGCCGCTTCGGCGCGACCCGGCGAACGACCACGGCGTTGCTGGCGGGCACCATCGGCGTACTCGCGCCGCTGAGCGTCGCGCTGCCGGTGTGGGCGCAGACGGCCCCGGCGGACGGCTACTACGCGACCCCGCCACCGGTGGACGACAGCAAGCTGATCCCGGACGAGCGCAAGCCGGACAAGACGTACAAGCAGTCGAAGGGCTGCGTCCAGCGCGCTGTCCTCGGCCAGAACATCGTGCTCAAGAACCGGCCCTGGGGCCAGGAGTACCTGCAGATCGCCAAGGCGCAGGACATCGTCAAGGCGGCCACCGGCAGTGCCGGAGGCGGGATCAGGGTCGCGGTGATCGACACCGGCGTGACCCCCCACCCGTGGCTCAAGGACCGGCTGGTGTCGGGCGGCGAATACGTCTCGACGCCGAAGAACGCCGCGCCGGGCCTCGAGGACTGCGACGGGCACGGCACGGAGGTCGCCGGGATCATCGCGGGCAAGCCGGACGACCCGGAGGTCGGGTTCGTCGGTGTCGCCCCGGACTCGACGATCGTTTCCTACCGCCAGCTGAGCGAGAACTACGAGCCCGACACGACTCCCCCCTCGTCGTCGTCGCCGCCGGCCAGCAGCAGCGGCACCCCGTCGTCGAGCACGAACCCGCCGGCCGGCTCCGAAAGCTCGCTGCCCCCGAGCGGTGGCGGCGGCGGCAGTGAGGGCGACGAGACCTCGCCCGGGCAGACCAACAGCGGCCGCCAGCTGGAGAAGGCCGGCACCGCGGGCACGCTCAAGACGCTGGCCGAGATCATCCACGGCATCGCCCAGCGGCACGAAGCCAGTGTCATCAACATGTCGGTCGACAACTGCCGCACCGCGACGGGGTCGATCACCGAGGGCGAGCAGCAGGTTCAGGCAGCCGTGCACTTCGCGGCGTCGCAGAACATCGTCGTCATCGCCGCCGCGGGCAACGCGACGGACACCTGCCCGCAGAACGACCAGCCGGACTCGCGGAAGCCGAAGACGATCGTCACACCGCCGTGGTTCGCCGATGACGTGCTCTCCGTGGGGGCGATCGACAGCACGGGCAGCGTGGCGCCGTTCAGCGTGCACGGCCCGTGGGTGGGCGTCGCGGCCCCCGGGACGCAGATCATCTCGCTGGACCCCGCCGAGGGTTCGGCGGGACTGGCGAACCTGACGTTCGAAAGCGGCGACAAGGCCAGCGAAATCCAAGGCACGAGTTTCGCGGCGCCCTATGTCGCAGGCCTCGCGGCCCTGGTCCGGGCGAAGTACCCCAACCTGGACGCCAAGCAGGTCGTCAACCGGATCAAGGAAACCGCCCAGCACCCGGCCGCCCCGGGCGGGCGCGACACCTTCGTCGGCGCCGGCGTGATCGACCCGGTGGCGGCCCTGACGCAGAGCCTGCCGTCGGAGGTCGGGGTCGTGGCCTCGGACCCCGGACCGCAGATGGCCCAGCTCCCGCCGGCCGACGACCGCAGCTCGACCCCGATGATCGTGGCCCTGGCCGGCACCGGCGGCGGCCTGGTGGCCCTGCTGATCACGCTGTTCGTGATGCGCACGATCCGCCGCAACCGCCCGGAGACCACGGGCTCGGCCCGCTGA
- the rplQ gene encoding 50S ribosomal protein L17, sunset domain variant — MPTPTKGARLGGSAAHERLILANLATQLFEHGKITTTEAKAKRVRPLAEKLITKAKRGDLHNRRQVQRVVRDKDVVHKLFAEIGPHFAERPGGYTRITKTMARKGDNAKMAVIELVNEKTVTSEAERARKTKFAKDEKPAVEAAPVEAAEEAASEAPYGEGSHAPLEDGTQPEGFPIKGNDESKYYHTEESPYYEQTKAEVWFATAEAAEAAGFSLPPSQQDDES; from the coding sequence ATGCCCACCCCTACCAAGGGAGCCCGGCTCGGCGGATCAGCCGCGCACGAGCGGCTGATCCTGGCCAACTTGGCCACGCAGCTGTTCGAGCACGGCAAGATCACGACGACCGAGGCGAAGGCGAAGCGGGTCCGTCCGCTGGCCGAGAAGCTGATCACGAAGGCGAAGCGGGGCGACCTGCACAACCGTCGTCAGGTGCAGCGCGTCGTCCGTGACAAGGACGTCGTCCACAAGCTGTTCGCCGAGATCGGTCCGCACTTCGCGGAGCGTCCCGGTGGTTACACCCGGATCACCAAGACGATGGCCCGCAAGGGCGACAACGCCAAGATGGCCGTCATCGAGCTGGTGAACGAGAAGACCGTGACGAGCGAGGCCGAGCGCGCGCGCAAGACCAAGTTCGCCAAGGACGAGAAGCCGGCAGTGGAAGCTGCGCCTGTCGAGGCCGCTGAGGAAGCCGCTTCGGAGGCTCCTTACGGTGAGGGCAGCCACGCGCCGCTCGAGGACGGGACGCAGCCCGAGGGCTTCCCGATCAAGGGCAACGACGAGTCGAAGTACTACCACACCGAGGAAAGCCCGTACTACGAGCAGACCAAGGCCGAGGTGTGGTTCGCCACCGCCGAGGCCGCGGAAGCCGCGGGCTTCTCGCTGCCGCCGTCGCAGCAGGACGACGAGTCCTGA
- the rpsK gene encoding 30S ribosomal protein S11: MPPKSRTAAGTKKVRRKEKKNVAHGHAHIKSTFNNTIVSITDPTGAVIAWASSGHVGFKGSRKSTPFAAQMAAENAARKAAEHGMKKVDVFVKGPGSGRETAIRSLQAAGLEVGTIQDVTPQPHNGCRPPKRRRV, from the coding sequence ATGCCACCGAAGTCTCGTACCGCGGCGGGGACCAAGAAGGTCCGCCGCAAGGAAAAGAAGAATGTCGCGCACGGCCACGCGCACATCAAGAGCACCTTCAACAACACCATCGTCTCGATCACGGACCCGACCGGTGCCGTGATCGCGTGGGCGTCGAGTGGTCACGTGGGCTTCAAGGGCTCGCGCAAGTCCACCCCGTTCGCCGCGCAGATGGCCGCCGAGAACGCTGCCCGCAAGGCTGCCGAGCACGGCATGAAGAAGGTCGACGTCTTCGTGAAGGGCCCGGGTTCGGGCCGCGAGACGGCGATCCGCTCGCTGCAGGCAGCCGGCCTCGAGGTCGGCACCATCCAGGACGTGACCCCGCAGCCTCACAACGGCTGCCGCCCGCCCAAGCGGCGCCGGGTCTGA
- a CDS encoding WXG100 family type VII secretion target: MFAEPEASTASIPHPLAKRTAAVPAAPAVTFGPAAEGDEIAATAEPYLSYLTDLSGQLGLIDPVETYFRPLIGRWGDLAAEAGRLRQAAAAAAAVSARLDDQLGRLDGGWEGRDADAFVAYIREIGAAGGDLQEALTVLAGALDDLVTTLRHVVVDLVEVLVDAAELVSESMTLPSGGTRRARTQLRETQDSAKALYETARDVLEAFDRLCEGVDDPDVTTRSVEINHRYPQDRFRLQDTESGAAAASSTASTGSDPASDPGSGEVMTAAAAEEGKHTDSGQPADAATQQAPVAPPVESTADHSASGMPMMPMMGIGGFGGGGGQARRPSKNRPMIKSSELLGEPDLVAPPVIGEDETAPKPKPPAPPAK; encoded by the coding sequence ATGTTCGCCGAACCGGAAGCGTCCACCGCTTCCATCCCGCACCCCCTGGCCAAGCGGACCGCCGCCGTACCGGCGGCTCCCGCCGTCACCTTCGGGCCGGCCGCGGAAGGCGACGAGATCGCCGCGACGGCCGAGCCGTACCTGTCGTACCTCACGGACCTTTCGGGGCAGCTGGGGCTGATCGACCCTGTCGAGACGTACTTCCGCCCGCTGATCGGCCGCTGGGGCGACCTCGCCGCCGAAGCCGGCCGGCTGCGTCAGGCGGCCGCCGCGGCGGCCGCGGTGTCCGCACGGCTCGACGACCAGCTCGGCCGGCTGGACGGCGGCTGGGAAGGTCGTGACGCGGACGCGTTCGTCGCGTACATCCGCGAGATCGGCGCGGCGGGCGGCGACCTCCAGGAGGCGCTCACCGTCCTCGCCGGCGCCCTCGACGACCTGGTGACGACCTTGCGCCACGTCGTCGTCGACCTCGTCGAAGTCCTGGTGGACGCGGCGGAACTGGTGTCGGAGTCGATGACCCTCCCGAGCGGCGGCACCCGGCGGGCGCGGACGCAACTGCGGGAGACGCAGGACTCGGCGAAGGCGCTGTACGAGACCGCACGCGACGTCCTGGAGGCGTTCGACCGGCTGTGCGAGGGCGTCGACGACCCCGACGTGACCACCCGGAGTGTCGAGATCAACCACCGGTACCCGCAGGACCGGTTCCGGTTGCAGGACACGGAATCCGGCGCGGCGGCTGCTTCTTCGACGGCTTCGACGGGCTCGGACCCGGCTTCGGACCCGGGTTCCGGCGAAGTCATGACGGCGGCCGCGGCGGAAGAGGGCAAGCACACCGACTCCGGTCAGCCCGCGGACGCGGCCACCCAGCAGGCGCCGGTCGCGCCGCCGGTGGAAAGCACCGCGGACCACAGCGCGTCGGGCATGCCGATGATGCCGATGATGGGCATCGGCGGCTTCGGTGGTGGCGGCGGCCAGGCCCGCCGTCCGTCGAAGAACCGGCCGATGATCAAGTCGTCGGAACTGCTCGGCGAGCCGGACCTGGTCGCCCCGCCGGTGATCGGCGAAGACGAGACGGCGCCGAAGCCCAAGCCTCCGGCGCCGCCCGCGAAGTAG
- the rpsD gene encoding 30S ribosomal protein S4 — protein sequence MARYTGPATRISRRLKVDLIGGDQAFERRPYPPGQHGRGRIKESEYLLQSQEKQKARYTYGVLERQFVRYYKEAVRRPGKTGENLLQILESRLDNVIYRAGIARTRRQARQLVSHGHFVVNGVKVNVPSYQVSKWDIIDVRPKSFAMLPFVVAKESYGDRPIPAWLQVVQSNLRVLVHQLPERAQIDVPVQEQLIVELYSK from the coding sequence ATGGCTCGTTACACCGGCCCCGCGACGCGTATTTCGCGTCGCCTCAAGGTTGACCTCATCGGCGGCGACCAGGCTTTCGAGCGTCGCCCCTACCCGCCGGGCCAGCACGGCCGCGGGCGCATCAAGGAGTCCGAGTACCTCCTGCAGTCGCAGGAGAAGCAGAAGGCTCGCTACACCTACGGCGTTCTCGAGCGTCAGTTCGTCCGGTACTACAAGGAAGCCGTCCGGCGTCCCGGTAAGACCGGTGAGAACCTGCTGCAGATCCTCGAGTCCCGCCTGGACAACGTGATCTACCGCGCCGGCATCGCCCGCACCCGCCGTCAGGCGCGGCAGCTGGTGAGCCACGGTCACTTCGTGGTCAACGGCGTCAAGGTCAACGTCCCGTCGTACCAGGTCTCGAAGTGGGACATCATCGACGTGCGGCCGAAGTCGTTCGCGATGCTGCCCTTCGTCGTGGCGAAGGAGTCCTACGGCGACCGCCCGATCCCGGCGTGGCTGCAGGTCGTCCAGTCCAACCTCCGCGTGCTGGTCCACCAGCTGCCGGAGCGTGCGCAGATCGACGTTCCGGTTCAGGAACAGCTGATCGTCGAGCTCTACTCGAAGTAA
- the eccB gene encoding type VII secretion protein EccB yields MPSTPTTKSQVQAYKFVLRRMQSALVRRDAVMLHDPMRTHTRATIVGVVLGALGAIVFVVWGLLSPAPSVPESGGIVIGEQSGTVYVVMGNPKTLVPTFNLASARLLLLAQQKQSSGAAGGNTAAAPAAPAAPAAVKNPTVVSDEQLKNIPRGKLTGIPDGPQLIPGDSQRTSANWAVCDQVQLDPSLPQPDSVNKTNTYVFGGIAPSALGTELGEKDALLAAADNGKTYLIYRLPSTQNRPNANTVRAEIDTSDSHNAVSTALQLNQKPRKITQGLLNAIPEVARLTPPVIADGNAPADFDGLTAGDVFSTQPTGAQPQYWAITTGGIQQVSNAVADVIRVAKHGSASRIQVLGLDKLSGVRVLQPTDPDYIKVDDFPRTVPTILDATKNSAVSCLGWSVVGDGNNRDAHTSVYIDTQLPGQNSHGDKFSTIKVTTPGPNRVPVNGFYLQPGFGAVVQSATGQASFGKGSIQLISDRGIRYSVPDAATADAIGLNNRQPAPESIIGLLPTGASLNTQDVLREFDSVPIDPNAGSFPTPGPQPGS; encoded by the coding sequence ATGCCATCAACACCCACGACTAAGTCTCAGGTTCAGGCGTACAAGTTCGTCCTGCGCCGGATGCAGTCGGCACTGGTCCGGCGCGACGCCGTGATGTTGCACGACCCGATGCGCACCCACACGAGGGCCACGATCGTCGGTGTTGTGCTCGGTGCTCTCGGCGCCATCGTGTTCGTCGTCTGGGGGCTGCTCAGCCCGGCGCCGTCGGTGCCCGAGTCCGGCGGCATCGTGATCGGCGAGCAGTCCGGCACGGTCTACGTCGTGATGGGGAACCCGAAGACGCTCGTCCCGACCTTCAACCTCGCGTCTGCGCGGCTTCTGCTGCTCGCGCAGCAGAAGCAGTCGTCCGGCGCGGCCGGTGGCAACACCGCCGCGGCACCGGCGGCGCCCGCGGCGCCGGCCGCTGTGAAGAATCCCACGGTCGTTTCGGATGAACAGCTGAAGAACATCCCGCGCGGAAAACTGACCGGAATTCCCGACGGCCCGCAACTGATTCCGGGGGATTCGCAGCGGACTTCCGCGAATTGGGCCGTCTGCGACCAGGTTCAGCTCGATCCTTCGCTGCCGCAGCCCGACAGCGTGAACAAGACCAACACCTACGTCTTCGGCGGAATCGCGCCGAGCGCCCTCGGCACCGAGCTGGGCGAGAAGGACGCGCTGCTCGCCGCGGCGGACAACGGCAAGACCTACCTGATCTACCGCCTGCCGAGCACGCAGAACCGCCCGAACGCCAACACCGTCCGCGCCGAGATCGACACCAGCGACTCGCACAACGCCGTCTCGACGGCCCTGCAGCTGAACCAGAAACCGCGGAAGATCACGCAGGGGCTGCTGAACGCCATCCCCGAGGTCGCGCGCCTGACCCCGCCGGTGATCGCGGACGGCAACGCGCCGGCCGACTTCGACGGCCTGACCGCGGGCGACGTCTTCTCCACGCAGCCGACCGGGGCCCAGCCGCAGTACTGGGCCATCACCACGGGCGGTATCCAGCAGGTGTCGAACGCGGTCGCCGACGTCATCCGCGTCGCGAAGCACGGCAGCGCGAGCAGGATCCAGGTCCTCGGCCTCGACAAGCTGTCCGGCGTCCGCGTCCTGCAGCCCACCGACCCGGACTACATCAAGGTCGACGACTTCCCGCGCACGGTCCCGACCATCCTCGACGCGACGAAGAACTCGGCGGTCTCGTGCCTCGGCTGGTCGGTGGTCGGCGACGGCAACAACCGCGACGCCCACACCTCGGTCTACATCGACACGCAGCTGCCGGGCCAGAACAGCCACGGCGACAAGTTCAGCACCATCAAGGTCACCACGCCCGGCCCGAACCGCGTGCCGGTCAACGGGTTCTACCTGCAGCCCGGGTTCGGCGCGGTCGTCCAGTCCGCCACCGGCCAGGCGAGCTTCGGCAAGGGCTCGATCCAGCTGATCTCCGACCGCGGCATCCGCTACAGCGTCCCGGACGCCGCGACCGCGGACGCGATCGGCCTGAACAACCGGCAGCCGGCGCCGGAGTCGATCATCGGCCTGCTGCCGACCGGTGCTTCCCTCAACACGCAGGACGTCCTGCGGGAGTTCGACTCCGTGCCGATCGACCCGAACGCCGGCTCGTTCCCGACGCCCGGCCCGCAACCGGGCAGCTGA
- a CDS encoding DNA-directed RNA polymerase subunit alpha, with translation MLISQRPALGEETVNETRSRFTIEPLEPGFGYTLGNSLRRTLLSSIPGAAVTSIRIDGVLHEFTTVPGVKEDVTDIILNLKELVVSSEEDEPVTMYLRKQGPGEVTAADIVPPAGVTVHNPDLHIASLNGKGKLEIELVVERGRGYVPALQNKQAGAEIGRIPVDSIYSPVLKVTYKVEATRVEQRTDFDKLILDVESKPSITPRDAVASAGKTLTELFGLARELNVDAEGIEIGPSPQEADTIAAYAMPIEDLDLTVRSYNCLKREGIHTVGELVSRSEADLLDIRNFGAKSIDEVKLKLVGLGLALKDSPPGFDPTAAAASYDGEGWSEGVGGIADGISDGHDDGQDYAETEQL, from the coding sequence ATGCTGATTTCCCAGCGGCCGGCTCTCGGCGAAGAGACGGTCAACGAGACCCGCTCCCGGTTCACCATCGAACCGCTGGAGCCCGGCTTCGGCTACACCCTCGGCAACTCGCTGCGGCGCACGCTGCTGTCGTCCATCCCGGGCGCGGCCGTGACGAGCATCCGCATCGACGGCGTGCTGCACGAGTTCACCACCGTTCCCGGGGTGAAGGAAGACGTCACCGACATCATCCTGAACCTCAAGGAGCTCGTGGTGTCCTCGGAAGAGGACGAGCCGGTCACCATGTACCTGCGCAAGCAGGGCCCCGGTGAGGTCACCGCCGCTGACATCGTGCCCCCGGCCGGCGTCACCGTGCACAACCCGGATCTGCACATCGCGTCGCTGAACGGCAAGGGCAAGCTCGAGATCGAGCTCGTCGTCGAGCGCGGCCGCGGTTACGTTCCGGCCCTGCAGAACAAGCAGGCGGGCGCGGAGATCGGCCGGATCCCGGTCGACTCGATCTACTCGCCGGTGCTGAAGGTGACCTACAAGGTCGAGGCCACCCGTGTCGAGCAGCGCACCGACTTCGACAAGCTGATCCTGGACGTCGAGAGCAAGCCGTCGATCACGCCGCGCGACGCGGTCGCGTCGGCCGGTAAGACGCTGACGGAGCTGTTCGGTCTCGCCCGCGAGCTGAACGTCGACGCCGAGGGCATCGAGATCGGCCCGTCGCCGCAGGAAGCGGACACCATCGCTGCCTACGCGATGCCGATCGAGGACCTGGACCTCACGGTCCGGTCGTACAACTGCCTCAAGCGCGAAGGCATCCACACGGTGGGCGAGCTGGTCTCGCGCTCCGAGGCGGACCTGCTCGACATCCGCAACTTCGGCGCCAAGTCGATCGACGAGGTCAAGCTCAAGCTCGTCGGCCTCGGCCTCGCGCTGAAGGACAGCCCGCCCGGGTTCGACCCGACCGCGGCGGCCGCCAGCTACGACGGTGAAGGCTGGTCGGAGGGTGTCGGTGGCATCGCCGACGGGATTTCGGACGGCCACGACGATGGCCAGGACTACGCAGAGACCGAGCAGCTCTAG
- the truA gene encoding tRNA pseudouridine(38-40) synthase TruA produces MDISYDGTDFSGWARQPGRRTVQGVLEEALQRQPPGASVPKPVVVAGRTDAGVHASGQVVHVDVVPLDPASSGRVPVSAEGIPDLTRMAGRWNRLLPGDVRVLGARLAAPGFDARFSAIRRHYRYRVSDAPWGVDPLRRNDTLAWNRPLSTDAMNTAAASLLGLQDFAAYCKQRDTGTTIRELQRLVWRRVDEHLLEVEVSADAFCHSMVRSLVGALLLVGDGRRGRGWPGEVLASGVRDSAVAPAHGLTLTAVDYPPDTELAARAEQTRNVRTSPQI; encoded by the coding sequence CTGGACATCTCCTACGACGGCACGGACTTCTCGGGCTGGGCCCGCCAGCCGGGCCGCCGCACGGTCCAGGGGGTGCTGGAGGAGGCCCTGCAGCGCCAGCCGCCGGGTGCCTCGGTGCCGAAGCCGGTCGTCGTGGCGGGCCGCACGGACGCCGGAGTGCACGCGTCCGGCCAGGTGGTGCACGTCGACGTCGTCCCGCTCGATCCCGCGTCTTCGGGCCGGGTCCCGGTCTCCGCCGAGGGCATCCCGGACCTGACCCGCATGGCCGGCCGCTGGAACCGCCTCCTGCCGGGCGACGTGCGGGTCCTGGGCGCCCGGCTTGCGGCGCCGGGTTTCGACGCGCGGTTCTCGGCGATCCGCCGCCACTACCGCTACCGCGTCTCGGACGCCCCGTGGGGCGTGGACCCGTTGCGCCGCAACGACACGCTGGCCTGGAACCGTCCACTGTCGACGGACGCGATGAACACCGCCGCGGCGTCGTTGCTGGGCCTGCAGGACTTCGCGGCGTACTGCAAGCAGCGCGACACGGGCACGACGATCCGCGAGCTGCAACGCCTGGTCTGGCGCCGGGTGGACGAGCACCTGCTGGAGGTCGAGGTCTCCGCGGACGCGTTCTGCCACTCGATGGTCCGCAGCCTGGTCGGAGCGTTGCTGCTGGTGGGCGACGGCCGCCGCGGACGTGGCTGGCCGGGCGAGGTCCTGGCGAGCGGCGTCCGCGACAGCGCGGTGGCCCCGGCCCACGGCCTGACCCTCACCGCGGTCGACTACCCGCCGGACACCGAACTCGCCGCCCGCGCCGAGCAGACCCGCAACGTCCGCACCTCGCCGCAGATCTGA
- the eccE gene encoding type VII secretion protein EccE yields MAPPARRRSSGVNLGPLPVANLVVLEVGLAVGLVLLAIDMSLKYVGIGILAFALIVALLRWRGRWFTQWVGLTMRYSFRSHDRVAEPLPPSTVEAMAAEETAVTGADDARVNLLRIAVPDLVVAHGVDHERQQVGLAWHDGTWTAVLLVEPTPAMITQAGDAPSLPLAALAPCLEDRGVVLDSIQMIWHCYPGSAALPSDSPALSSYMEVLGPLPAAARRTTWVAIRLDPKRCPAAIRERGGGVVGAHRALIGALSRVRNALESQGVPTRPLDPDELLRSSISAAELTSVAGSPDKVTLQERWSGVTAAGIGHASYAITGWPKGKITGSLNALTSVRALSASVAMSISPASDEGKIGLRGVVRLSARNPRELDAADQRLHGLSERLGVDLTPLRGLQVSALAATLPIGGTA; encoded by the coding sequence ATGGCCCCGCCGGCGCGGCGCCGTTCTTCGGGCGTGAACCTCGGCCCGCTCCCCGTGGCGAACCTCGTCGTGCTCGAGGTCGGCCTCGCGGTCGGGCTGGTGCTGCTCGCCATCGACATGTCGTTGAAGTACGTGGGGATCGGCATCCTCGCGTTCGCGTTGATCGTCGCGCTGCTGCGCTGGCGCGGCCGCTGGTTCACCCAGTGGGTCGGCCTGACGATGCGGTACTCCTTCCGGTCCCACGACCGCGTCGCCGAGCCGCTGCCGCCGAGCACCGTCGAGGCGATGGCCGCCGAGGAGACCGCGGTCACCGGCGCGGACGACGCCCGCGTGAACCTGCTCCGCATCGCCGTCCCGGACCTCGTCGTCGCGCACGGCGTCGACCACGAGCGCCAGCAGGTCGGGCTCGCCTGGCACGACGGCACCTGGACGGCCGTGCTGCTCGTCGAACCCACCCCGGCGATGATCACCCAGGCCGGTGACGCGCCGAGCCTGCCGCTCGCGGCGCTCGCCCCGTGCCTGGAGGACCGCGGAGTGGTCCTCGACTCCATCCAGATGATCTGGCACTGCTACCCGGGCAGCGCGGCGCTGCCGTCGGACTCGCCGGCGCTGAGCTCCTACATGGAGGTGCTCGGCCCGCTGCCCGCGGCGGCGCGGCGGACGACGTGGGTCGCGATCCGGCTGGACCCGAAGCGCTGCCCGGCGGCGATCCGGGAGCGCGGCGGCGGCGTCGTCGGCGCCCACCGCGCGCTGATCGGCGCGCTTTCCCGCGTGCGCAACGCCCTGGAGTCCCAGGGAGTGCCGACCCGGCCGCTCGACCCGGACGAGCTGCTGCGCTCGAGCATCTCCGCCGCGGAGCTGACGTCGGTCGCCGGTTCGCCGGACAAGGTGACGTTGCAGGAGCGGTGGTCCGGCGTGACCGCGGCCGGCATCGGCCACGCGAGCTACGCGATCACCGGCTGGCCGAAGGGCAAGATCACCGGCAGCCTGAACGCGCTGACGAGCGTCCGCGCGCTTTCGGCGTCGGTCGCGATGTCCATCTCGCCGGCCTCGGACGAGGGCAAGATCGGCCTGCGCGGCGTGGTCCGGCTGAGCGCGCGCAACCCGCGTGAGCTCGACGCCGCCGACCAGCGGCTGCACGGCCTGTCCGAGCGGCTGGGCGTGGATCTGACGCCGCTGCGGGGGCTGCAGGTCTCCGCGCTCGCCGCGACGTTGCCGATCGGAGGCACAGCATGA